DNA from Pseudomonas putida:
GCCGAACTCACCCATGGCCCGCGCGGTGCACAGCACCACGCCGTAGATCAGGCCCCATTTGATGTTCGGCAGGGTCACGTGCCAGAACATCTGCCAGCCGTTGGCGCCGAGCAGACGGGCGGCCTCCTCCTCCTGGGTGCCCTGCTCCTGCATCAGCGGGATCAGTTCACGGGCCACGAAGGGCACGGTGACGAAGATGGTCGCCAGCACGATGCCCGGCAGGGCGAATACGATCTGGATGTCGTGGTCCTGCAGCCAGGGGCCGAACAGGCCCTGGGCACCGAACATCAACACGTAGACCAGGCCCGCGATCACCGGCGAGACCGAGAACGGCAGGTCGATCAGGGTCACCAGCACGCTCTTGCCGCGGAAGGTGTACTTGCTCACGCACCAGGCGGCGCTGACGCCGAACACCAGGTTCAGCGGCACCGAGATGACCACGGCAAGCAGGGTGAGCTTAAGGGCCGACAAGGCGTCAGGCTCGAAGATGGCCTCGAAGAAAGTGCCGAAGCCGTTCTTCAGGGCCTGGGACACCACGATGAACAGCGGCAGCAACAGGAACAGCGCGAACACCAGCCAGGCCAGGCCGATCAGCACACGTCGCGAAGTCGCGCTGCCACGACGGGCGGCGTTGGCGGCAGCCGCTGCGCCAAGGGATGACGAAGACATTACCGGGCCTCCTTCAAGGGGTTTCGATGCGCCGCTGCAACAGGTTGATCAGCAGCAGCAGGATGAAGGAAACCACCAGCATCAGCACGCCAATGGCGGTGGCCCCGGTGTAGTCGTATTGGTCGAGCTTGACCATGATCAGCAGCGGCAGGATCTCGGTCTTCATCGGCATGTTACCGGCGATGAAGATCACCGAGCCGTACTCGCCCACGCCTCGGGCGAACGCCAGGGCGAAGCCGGTCAGCCAGGCCGGCAGCAACGCCGGCGCCAGCACGTGGCGGAACACCTGCAGCGGCTTGGCGCCCAGGCAGGCGGCGGCCTCTTCGACTTCACGCGGGATGTCGGCCAACACCGGCTGCACCGTGCGCACCACGAACGGCAGGGTGACGAAGGTAAGCGCCAGGGTGATGCCCAACGGGGTGTAGGCGATCTTCAGGCCCAGGTCGGTGGCGAACTGACCGACCCAGCCAGCCGGGGCGTACAGCGCGGTCAGGGCGATACCAGCCACGGCGGTGGGCAGGGCAAAGGGCAGGTCGATCATCGCGTCGATGATCTTGCGCCCAGGGAAGCTATAGCGCACCAGCACCCAGGCCAGCAGGGTGCCGATCACACCGTTGATGAGGGCGGCGAACAGGGCAGTGCCGAAACTCAGCTTCAGCGCAGCCAGAACCCGAGGCGCACTGACGATGCTCCAGAACTGCTCCCAGGTGAGCTGCGCCGCATGCACGAACATGGCGGCCAGTGGTATGAGCACAATCAAGCTGAGGTACACCAAGGTGTAGCCCAGAGTCAGCCCGAAGCCGGGTATGACGGGGGAAATACGACGCGACATAAAGGTCCCTGGTTGAACGCACGAAGCCCGAGAGCGCTCTCGGGCTGGTGCAGGCTTCTGAATCCTGGGGCCGCTGTGCGGCCCCGCTTCTCCCTACCGGTTACTGTGCCTGATAGATCTGGTCGAAGACACCGCCGTCGTTGAAGAACTTGGGCTGCGCAGTCTTCCAGCCACCGAAGTCCTTGTCGATGGTCACCAGCTCCAGTTTCGGGAACTGCTTGCCGAACTCGGCCGCGACCTTCTCGTCGCGCGGGCGGTAGAAGTTCTCGGCAGCGATCTTCTGGCCCGCCGGGCTGTACAGATGCTTCAAGTACTCGGTGGCAATGTCGACGTTGCCCTTTTTCTCGGCGTTCTTGTCGACCACGGCCACAGGAGGTTCGGCGAGGATCGACAGCGACGGCACGACGATCTCGAACTTGTCGCTGCCACCGTCTTCTTTCAGTGCCAGGAACGCTTCGTTCTCCCAGGCCAGCAACACGTCGCCCTGGCCGTTGTTGACGAAGGTGATGGTCGAGCCCCGGGCCCCGGTATCGAGGACCGGCACGTGCTTGAACAGCTCCTGCACGTAGGCCTTGGCCTTGTCCTCGCTACCACCGGCCTTCAAGCCATAGGCCCAGGCGGCGAGGAAGTTCCAGCGGGCACCGCCGGAGGTCTTGGGGTTGGGGGTGATGACCGAGACGTCCTTCTTGATCAGGTCGCCCCAATCCTTGATGCCCTTGGGATTACCCTTGCGCACCAGGAACACGATGGTGGAGGTATAGGGCGTGCTGGCCTCGGGCAGGCGTTTTTGCCAGTCCTGCGGCAGGCTCTTGCCGAGCTTGGCCACTTCATCGATGTCACCGGCCAGGGCCAGGGTCACGACATCGGCGCGCAGGCCGTCGATCACTGCGCGGGCCTGCTTGCCCGAGCCGCCATGGGATTGCTGGATCTTCACCTGATCGCCAGGGTGAGCGGCCTGCCAGTGCTTGATGAACTCGGCGTTGTACTGCTGGTACAGCTCGCGGGTCGGGTCGTAGGATACGTTCAGCAGTTCGTAGTCCTTGGCGATCGCGGAACCGGCAAAAACGGCACTGGCCAGAGCGGCAAGCGCATAACGGCGGATGGACATGGTGAAGCTCCCGATTGGCATTTTTTCTAATTTGTTGGGGGGCGATATCAGCCGGACTTGTTGCCTGGCTGCTGGAGGCGGAACTTCTCTTTGCGCTCGATCTGAACGACCTGGGCGTTGTGCACGGTGATCTCCACCGCACCGAAGCGCAGATCGCGCAGCGCGCTCTGGA
Protein-coding regions in this window:
- the cysT gene encoding sulfate ABC transporter permease subunit CysT, whose protein sequence is MSRRISPVIPGFGLTLGYTLVYLSLIVLIPLAAMFVHAAQLTWEQFWSIVSAPRVLAALKLSFGTALFAALINGVIGTLLAWVLVRYSFPGRKIIDAMIDLPFALPTAVAGIALTALYAPAGWVGQFATDLGLKIAYTPLGITLALTFVTLPFVVRTVQPVLADIPREVEEAAACLGAKPLQVFRHVLAPALLPAWLTGFALAFARGVGEYGSVIFIAGNMPMKTEILPLLIMVKLDQYDYTGATAIGVLMLVVSFILLLLINLLQRRIETP
- a CDS encoding sulfate ABC transporter substrate-binding protein, which produces MSIRRYALAALASAVFAGSAIAKDYELLNVSYDPTRELYQQYNAEFIKHWQAAHPGDQVKIQQSHGGSGKQARAVIDGLRADVVTLALAGDIDEVAKLGKSLPQDWQKRLPEASTPYTSTIVFLVRKGNPKGIKDWGDLIKKDVSVITPNPKTSGGARWNFLAAWAYGLKAGGSEDKAKAYVQELFKHVPVLDTGARGSTITFVNNGQGDVLLAWENEAFLALKEDGGSDKFEIVVPSLSILAEPPVAVVDKNAEKKGNVDIATEYLKHLYSPAGQKIAAENFYRPRDEKVAAEFGKQFPKLELVTIDKDFGGWKTAQPKFFNDGGVFDQIYQAQ
- the oscA gene encoding sulfur starvation response protein OscA; amino-acid sequence: MSASVRSIDGQDEATILREIQSALRDLRFGAVEITVHNAQVVQIERKEKFRLQQPGNKSG
- the cysW gene encoding sulfate ABC transporter permease subunit CysW, with translation MSSSSLGAAAAANAARRGSATSRRVLIGLAWLVFALFLLLPLFIVVSQALKNGFGTFFEAIFEPDALSALKLTLLAVVISVPLNLVFGVSAAWCVSKYTFRGKSVLVTLIDLPFSVSPVIAGLVYVLMFGAQGLFGPWLQDHDIQIVFALPGIVLATIFVTVPFVARELIPLMQEQGTQEEEAARLLGANGWQMFWHVTLPNIKWGLIYGVVLCTARAMGEFGAVSVVSGHIRGVTNTLPLHVEILYNEYNHVAAFSVASLLLILALFILLLKQWSENRINRLRHSAAEE